From one Streptomyces sp. SCSIO 30461 genomic stretch:
- a CDS encoding DUF6227 family protein — translation MNDPYETTETQLERLLGRALNSFDLPDTMVDRLESALAHASSLHSSLHSRGLHRSTYRHTYLLADGSSLTLWELVHNNGRDGIEQHEVYAEETEARVAASRLRAMRPGRSDGASGPGGSTGADSTDGPGGSTGGTTGPGGRCAEGDGTADGPADTDGAVDDLDADLELLGKLLAGPGAAPPRTYEPDNSPDHARRLLRRAENRDRPGEDTALLLRSAFAHHISQAFGRQCFIGGRGSGFTLYEHAFLLLDGTELSLWEVEHTATPDGRHMCEVYSDERTARGAIELRAARARVR, via the coding sequence TTGAACGATCCGTACGAGACAACCGAGACGCAGCTCGAGCGGCTCCTGGGTCGGGCACTCAACTCCTTCGACCTTCCCGACACCATGGTCGATCGGCTCGAATCCGCGCTGGCGCACGCCAGTTCGCTGCATTCCTCGCTGCACAGCAGGGGGCTGCACCGGTCGACCTACCGACATACGTATCTGCTGGCCGACGGTTCGTCCCTCACTCTCTGGGAGCTCGTGCACAACAACGGGCGGGACGGCATCGAGCAGCACGAGGTGTACGCGGAGGAGACGGAGGCACGAGTCGCCGCGTCCCGGCTCAGGGCCATGCGTCCAGGGAGGTCCGACGGCGCGAGCGGCCCAGGAGGCTCGACCGGCGCGGACAGCACCGACGGTCCCGGGGGCAGCACCGGCGGCACGACCGGGCCTGGCGGCAGGTGCGCCGAGGGCGACGGCACCGCGGACGGCCCCGCCGACACGGACGGGGCGGTGGACGATCTGGACGCCGATCTGGAGCTGCTCGGCAAGTTGCTGGCCGGCCCCGGGGCCGCGCCGCCACGCACCTACGAGCCGGACAACTCCCCCGACCATGCCCGCCGGTTACTGCGCAGGGCCGAGAATCGCGATCGGCCGGGCGAGGACACGGCGCTGCTGCTGCGGTCCGCTTTCGCCCACCACATCAGCCAGGCCTTCGGCCGCCAGTGCTTCATAGGCGGCCGAGGCTCGGGCTTCACGCTCTACGAGCACGCGTTCCTACTGCTCGACGGGACCGAGCTGAGCCTGTGGGAAGTGGAGCACACAGCGACCCCGGACGGCCGCCATATGTGCGAGGTCTACAGCGACGAGCGCACGGCACGCGGCGCGATCGAGCTCCGTGCCGCCCGTGCCCGGGTGCGCTGA
- a CDS encoding P1 family peptidase — translation MAFNDALTDVHGLRVGHARHPGPGALSGTTVVLAPEGGAVAAVDVRGGGPGTRETDALDPRNLVQRVDAVVLTGGSAYGLDSASGVMAWLEEQGRGVQAGREPGQVVPVVPAACVYDLGRGGDWRARPGAETGRAAVEAAADTEAGAPVEEGCVGAGTGAVVGRVKGGVGTASTRLPDGTVVAALVVANAAGSAIDPDTGVLYGGYFTGQRPDYPTAETHAAALHRLAGAADAMGAPPLNTTLAVVATDAGLTRAQAHKLAGTAHDGIARAVRPVHLLNDGDTVFALATGERPLGDAPLALNPVLAAGADVVTRAIVRAMLAARTATGPGGDFPSYRELYAC, via the coding sequence ATGGCATTCAACGACGCACTCACCGACGTGCACGGCCTGCGGGTCGGACATGCCCGCCACCCCGGGCCGGGGGCGCTCAGCGGGACCACGGTCGTCCTGGCTCCGGAGGGCGGGGCGGTCGCCGCCGTCGACGTGCGCGGCGGCGGTCCGGGCACCCGGGAGACCGATGCACTCGACCCGCGCAATCTCGTGCAGCGCGTCGACGCGGTCGTGCTGACCGGCGGCAGCGCCTACGGGCTGGACTCCGCGTCCGGTGTCATGGCGTGGCTGGAGGAACAGGGCCGCGGCGTCCAAGCCGGGCGTGAGCCGGGGCAGGTCGTTCCGGTGGTACCCGCCGCGTGTGTCTACGACCTGGGCCGGGGAGGCGACTGGCGGGCCAGGCCCGGTGCGGAGACGGGGCGGGCCGCGGTGGAGGCAGCGGCGGACACGGAGGCGGGTGCCCCTGTTGAGGAGGGCTGCGTCGGTGCGGGAACCGGCGCGGTGGTGGGACGTGTCAAGGGCGGGGTCGGCACGGCGAGCACACGGCTGCCCGACGGGACGGTGGTCGCCGCGCTCGTGGTCGCCAATGCCGCCGGTTCCGCGATCGATCCGGATACGGGCGTGCTCTACGGGGGGTACTTCACGGGGCAGCGGCCCGACTACCCCACCGCGGAGACCCATGCGGCGGCCCTGCACCGTCTCGCCGGGGCGGCGGACGCGATGGGGGCGCCTCCGCTGAACACCACGTTGGCCGTCGTCGCCACCGACGCCGGACTGACGCGCGCGCAGGCGCACAAGCTCGCCGGGACGGCTCACGACGGAATCGCGCGCGCCGTGCGCCCGGTCCATCTACTCAACGACGGGGACACCGTGTTCGCCCTCGCAACCGGAGAGCGTCCGCTGGGCGACGCCCCGCTGGCCCTCAACCCCGTGCTCGCGGCGGGCGCGGACGTGGTGACGCGGGCGATCGTGCGCGCGATGCTGGCGGCACGGACGGCAACCGGCCCAGGGGGCGACTTTCCCTCGTACCGGGAGCTGTACGCGTGTTGA
- a CDS encoding low temperature requirement protein A gives MTSTPASTQDDRFKPVRRMRARRRDEAHRSATPLELFFDLCFVVAVGQAGIQLVHALAEGHVSDGIIGYLFVFFGVWWAWMNFTWFASAYDCDDVPYRIATLVQICGVLIYAAGVPRAFADNDWAIAVVGYVVMRIALTAQWLRAAASEPPGPARRTALTYASGVIVCQAAWIALLSAPEDAKRWLFVLAAAAELLVPLIAERGHQTPWHPHHIAERYGLFTIIVLGETMFAATIGVQSVLGEVEEFGELVPIAAGGILIIFAAWWIYFSVPVHERLRGNRESIPWGYGHFLIFASAAAIGAGLEVAVEQSAGKAHIPVLGAAAAVTVPTALYLLTVWYLHARHFKRTTAQQLLLPVSVPLVLACTFAGHWAVLATGLVMAAVVTVGVILASGHPETAGSPGLPELEV, from the coding sequence ATGACGTCCACACCCGCCTCGACCCAGGACGACCGGTTCAAGCCCGTGCGCCGTATGCGTGCACGCCGCCGGGACGAAGCTCATCGCTCCGCCACCCCCCTCGAGCTGTTCTTCGACCTCTGCTTCGTCGTGGCCGTAGGACAGGCCGGGATCCAACTGGTGCACGCGCTCGCCGAGGGCCATGTCAGCGACGGCATCATCGGCTATCTGTTCGTCTTCTTCGGCGTGTGGTGGGCCTGGATGAACTTCACCTGGTTCGCGTCCGCCTATGACTGCGACGACGTGCCCTACCGGATCGCGACGCTGGTGCAGATCTGCGGGGTGCTGATCTACGCGGCCGGTGTGCCCAGGGCGTTCGCCGACAATGACTGGGCCATCGCCGTCGTCGGCTATGTGGTGATGCGCATCGCGCTGACCGCACAGTGGCTGCGGGCAGCCGCCTCCGAGCCTCCGGGGCCTGCCCGACGCACCGCTCTCACATACGCCAGCGGCGTGATTGTCTGCCAGGCAGCCTGGATCGCTCTGCTGAGCGCTCCGGAGGACGCCAAGCGCTGGTTGTTCGTGCTTGCCGCCGCAGCCGAACTGCTCGTGCCGCTGATCGCGGAGCGCGGCCATCAGACGCCCTGGCATCCGCACCACATCGCGGAACGCTACGGACTGTTCACCATCATCGTGTTGGGCGAGACGATGTTCGCGGCCACGATCGGAGTGCAGTCCGTACTGGGCGAGGTAGAGGAGTTCGGCGAGCTGGTGCCGATCGCGGCAGGCGGCATCCTGATCATCTTCGCGGCCTGGTGGATCTACTTCTCGGTCCCCGTGCACGAAAGGCTCAGGGGCAACCGCGAATCCATACCGTGGGGCTACGGGCACTTCCTGATCTTCGCCTCCGCAGCCGCGATCGGGGCAGGTCTGGAGGTCGCCGTGGAGCAGTCCGCGGGCAAGGCGCACATCCCCGTGCTCGGTGCCGCGGCAGCGGTCACGGTGCCCACGGCGCTCTACCTGCTCACCGTCTGGTACCTGCACGCCCGGCACTTCAAGCGGACCACCGCACAGCAACTGCTGCTCCCGGTGTCGGTACCGCTCGTACTCGCCTGCACCTTCGCCGGTCACTGGGCCGTGCTCGCCACCGGGCTGGTGATGGCGGCGGTGGTGACGGTCGGTGTGATCCTGGCGAGCGGACACCCGGAGACGGCGGGCTCTCCGGGCCTACCGGAGCTGGAGGTGTGA
- a CDS encoding S-methyl-5'-thioadenosine phosphorylase, with product MANAEDAQRATARETSVHAENGVHAEIGVIGGSGFYSFLENVTEVAVPTPYGSPSDSLFFGELAGRRVAFLPRHGRGHHLPPHRINYRANLWALRSVGVRQVLAPCAVGGLRSEYGPGTLLVPDQLVDRTKSRTDTFYDGEPLAEGPVPKVVHVSLADPYCPVGRQATLGAARGRDWEPVDGGTLVVVEGPRFGTRAESRWHAAMGWSVVGMTGHPEAALARELELCYTSMALVTDLDAGAETGDGVSHGEVMEVFAANVDRLRGVVFDAVAGLQATGERACLCSKALGGVDTGIELP from the coding sequence ATGGCCAACGCAGAGGACGCACAGCGAGCGACCGCCCGAGAGACATCCGTTCACGCAGAGAACGGCGTTCATGCCGAGATCGGTGTGATCGGCGGCTCGGGTTTCTACTCGTTCCTGGAGAACGTGACCGAGGTGGCGGTGCCGACCCCCTACGGCAGCCCGAGCGACTCGCTCTTCTTCGGCGAGCTAGCGGGTCGGCGCGTCGCGTTCCTCCCCCGGCACGGGCGTGGCCACCACCTGCCGCCGCACCGCATCAACTACCGGGCCAATCTGTGGGCGCTGCGCTCGGTCGGGGTACGCCAGGTACTGGCGCCCTGCGCGGTGGGCGGTCTGCGGTCGGAGTACGGGCCGGGCACGCTGCTGGTCCCGGACCAGCTCGTGGACCGGACGAAGTCGCGCACCGACACCTTCTATGACGGCGAGCCGCTCGCGGAGGGCCCGGTGCCCAAGGTGGTCCATGTGTCACTGGCCGACCCCTACTGTCCGGTCGGGCGGCAGGCAACCCTGGGGGCGGCCCGGGGACGCGACTGGGAACCGGTCGACGGCGGCACGCTGGTGGTCGTCGAAGGCCCGCGTTTCGGTACCCGCGCCGAATCGCGCTGGCACGCGGCCATGGGCTGGTCCGTGGTCGGCATGACCGGGCACCCGGAAGCGGCGCTCGCCCGTGAGCTTGAGCTCTGCTACACGTCGATGGCCCTGGTGACGGACCTCGACGCCGGGGCCGAGACGGGCGACGGCGTCTCGCACGGGGAAGTGATGGAGGTCTTCGCCGCGAACGTGGACCGGCTCCGGGGGGTCGTGTTCGACGCGGTGGCGGGGCTTCAGGCGACCGGTGAGCGCGCCTGCCTGTGCTCGAAGGCGCTGGGTGGCGTGGATACCGGCATAGAGCTGCCCTGA
- a CDS encoding FmdB family zinc ribbon protein, protein MPTYQYQCTECGEGLEAVQKFTDDALTECPNCKGRLKKVFSAVGIVFKGSGFYRNDSRGSSSSSSPASSAKSAPDSKPASSGDSGSSGSSDSAGSSNSTPAASGSSAA, encoded by the coding sequence GTGCCGACCTACCAGTACCAGTGCACCGAGTGCGGCGAGGGCCTCGAGGCGGTGCAGAAGTTCACCGACGACGCGCTGACGGAGTGCCCGAACTGCAAGGGCCGCCTCAAGAAGGTGTTCTCGGCGGTCGGCATCGTCTTCAAGGGCTCCGGCTTCTACCGCAACGACAGCCGCGGTTCGTCGTCGAGCAGCTCGCCCGCCTCCTCGGCGAAGTCGGCCCCGGACTCGAAGCCCGCCTCGTCCGGCGACTCCGGGTCCTCCGGGTCCTCGGATTCGGCGGGCAGCTCCAACAGCACGCCCGCTGCCAGCGGTTCGTCCGCCGCTTAG
- a CDS encoding MFS transporter: MASTVSPDERPGYGQLLRTPGAWTFLLPGFAARQPFAMLTISIVLLVQHTTGSYGSAGAVAAVTGVSMALFAPQSGKLADRRGQRAVLLPGVVVHAASGATLTALALADAPLWALFAAAVPTGASVPQISPMVRARWAAKLGGSRLMPTAAAFESVTDEFTFVVGPVLATALCTGVHPAAGLITEAALTLVGGVLFAAQRRTQPPFGRPDAGEQVRHVSALSVPGVRVLAVTFLGIGSVFGGMQVSLAAFTEEIGQPGVNGLLYGMFAAGNMLAGIAVGAIAWKSGPRRRLVVGYLGLTAAASVLWTADSIIALGVLGLVVGLCIAPALIAGFTLVEPLVPASARTEAFTWLTGAVALGQAAAVTVAGQLADAHGSGTSFLVPLVGTALALATLVALRSRLVPQASSRTVARGVGHRVPVAVD; this comes from the coding sequence GTGGCGTCCACGGTCTCCCCTGACGAGCGCCCCGGCTACGGGCAACTGCTCCGCACCCCCGGAGCATGGACATTCCTGCTTCCCGGTTTCGCGGCCCGGCAGCCTTTCGCGATGCTCACGATCAGCATCGTGCTGCTGGTCCAGCACACCACCGGTTCCTACGGCAGCGCCGGAGCCGTGGCCGCGGTCACCGGTGTCTCCATGGCGCTGTTCGCCCCCCAGAGCGGCAAGCTCGCCGACCGCCGAGGTCAGCGGGCCGTACTGCTGCCCGGGGTGGTCGTACACGCCGCGTCCGGCGCGACGCTGACCGCGCTGGCGCTGGCGGACGCTCCACTGTGGGCGCTGTTCGCGGCGGCCGTCCCGACGGGCGCGTCGGTACCCCAGATCAGCCCCATGGTGCGGGCTCGCTGGGCGGCGAAACTCGGCGGCTCACGCCTGATGCCGACGGCGGCGGCCTTCGAGTCCGTCACGGACGAGTTCACCTTCGTGGTCGGTCCCGTGCTGGCCACGGCGCTGTGCACCGGAGTCCACCCCGCTGCCGGCCTGATCACCGAAGCCGCGCTCACACTGGTCGGCGGAGTGCTGTTCGCCGCCCAGCGCCGCACCCAGCCGCCGTTCGGCCGCCCGGACGCCGGCGAGCAGGTGCGGCATGTCTCCGCACTGTCCGTGCCGGGCGTACGGGTGCTGGCCGTGACGTTCCTCGGTATCGGCTCCGTCTTCGGCGGGATGCAGGTTTCACTCGCCGCGTTCACGGAAGAGATCGGCCAGCCGGGCGTGAACGGCCTGCTGTACGGCATGTTCGCGGCCGGCAACATGCTGGCCGGTATCGCCGTGGGCGCCATCGCCTGGAAATCCGGACCGCGCCGCCGACTGGTGGTCGGGTATCTGGGCCTGACCGCGGCGGCGTCCGTGCTGTGGACAGCCGATTCGATCATCGCCCTCGGCGTGCTCGGCCTGGTCGTCGGCCTGTGCATCGCACCCGCGCTGATCGCCGGCTTCACGCTGGTCGAACCGCTGGTACCGGCCTCGGCCCGTACCGAGGCCTTCACCTGGTTGACCGGCGCGGTGGCCCTCGGCCAGGCGGCGGCGGTGACGGTCGCCGGGCAGTTGGCGGACGCGCACGGTTCGGGCACCTCGTTCCTGGTGCCGCTGGTGGGAACGGCACTCGCGCTGGCCACCCTGGTCGCGCTGCGCTCACGGCTGGTTCCGCAGGCGTCGAGCAGGACCGTCGCACGTGGCGTCGGTCACCGCGTGCCCGTGGCAGTGGACTGA
- a CDS encoding potassium/proton antiporter: MTVHQLNELLLVCSLVLLIAVAAVRVSSRSGLPSLLLYLGIGIAIGQDGFFHVKFDNAELTQVIGYAALVVILAEGGLGTKWKEVKPALPAAASLSLVGVAVSVGITAAGAHYLVGLEWRQALIIGAVVSSTDAAAVFSVLRKVPLPSRITGVLEAESGFNDAPVVILVVAFSTAGSVEDWYVLIGKIMLELAIGAAIGLAMGFLGAYALRRVALPASGLYPIAVMAIAVTAYAAGAIAHGSGFLAVYLASMVLGNSKLPHWPATRGFAEGLGWLAQIGMFVLLGLLVTPHELMDDFWTAVTIGLVLTMVARPLSVFVGLLPFKMPWQEQTLMSWAGLRGAVPIILATIPMVYEVEYSRRIFNIVFVLVVVYTLVQGPTLPWLAKALRLGDGSEAADLGIESAPLERLRGHLLSVAIPAKSRMHGVEVAELRLPAGAAVTLVVREGKSFVPMPSTVLRRGDELLVVATDPVRDSAEARLRAVGQGGKLAGWLGTGRGNSGQGRS, from the coding sequence CTGACTGTCCACCAGCTCAATGAACTCCTGCTCGTCTGCTCGCTCGTCCTGCTCATCGCCGTGGCGGCGGTGCGCGTCTCGTCCCGGAGCGGGCTTCCGAGCCTGCTGCTGTACCTGGGCATCGGGATCGCCATAGGGCAGGACGGGTTCTTCCACGTCAAGTTCGACAACGCCGAACTGACCCAGGTGATCGGCTATGCCGCACTTGTGGTGATCCTGGCCGAGGGTGGCCTGGGCACCAAGTGGAAAGAGGTGAAACCGGCACTTCCGGCCGCCGCTTCGCTGTCGCTCGTCGGCGTCGCGGTGAGCGTCGGCATCACCGCCGCGGGGGCGCACTACCTGGTCGGACTGGAATGGCGTCAGGCGCTCATCATCGGCGCGGTGGTCTCGTCGACGGACGCCGCCGCCGTCTTCTCCGTGCTGCGGAAGGTGCCGCTGCCCTCGCGCATCACGGGCGTGCTGGAAGCCGAGTCGGGCTTCAACGACGCCCCTGTCGTCATCCTCGTCGTGGCCTTCTCCACGGCCGGCTCGGTGGAGGACTGGTACGTCCTCATCGGCAAGATCATGCTCGAACTGGCGATCGGCGCCGCGATCGGCCTGGCCATGGGATTCCTGGGCGCCTACGCCCTGCGCCGCGTGGCACTCCCCGCATCCGGCCTCTACCCGATCGCCGTCATGGCGATCGCCGTGACGGCGTACGCGGCCGGTGCCATCGCCCACGGCAGCGGATTCCTCGCCGTCTACCTGGCCTCCATGGTGCTCGGCAATTCCAAGCTCCCGCACTGGCCAGCGACCCGCGGTTTCGCCGAGGGGCTCGGCTGGCTGGCCCAGATCGGCATGTTCGTGCTCCTCGGTCTGCTGGTGACACCACACGAGCTCATGGACGACTTCTGGACGGCGGTCACCATCGGCCTGGTGCTGACCATGGTGGCGCGGCCGCTGTCCGTGTTCGTCGGCCTGCTGCCGTTCAAGATGCCTTGGCAGGAGCAGACCCTCATGTCATGGGCGGGCCTGCGCGGCGCGGTGCCCATCATCCTGGCGACCATCCCGATGGTCTACGAGGTCGAGTACAGCAGGCGGATCTTCAACATCGTCTTTGTGCTCGTCGTGGTCTACACCCTGGTGCAGGGGCCGACGCTGCCCTGGCTGGCGAAGGCGCTGCGGCTCGGCGACGGAAGCGAGGCGGCCGACCTCGGGATCGAGTCGGCGCCCCTGGAGCGGCTGCGCGGCCATCTGCTCTCCGTCGCGATCCCGGCGAAGTCGCGGATGCACGGCGTCGAGGTCGCCGAGCTCCGACTGCCCGCGGGTGCCGCCGTCACCCTTGTCGTACGCGAGGGCAAGAGCTTCGTACCGATGCCGTCCACCGTGTTGCGGCGCGGGGACGAGCTTCTGGTGGTGGCGACGGATCCGGTACGGGACTCGGCGGAGGCGCGGCTGCGGGCCGTCGGGCAGGGCGGAAAGCTCGCCGGCTGGCTGGGGACCGGGCGGGGGAACTCCGGGCAGGGCCGCAGCTGA
- a CDS encoding penicillin acylase family protein: MPSSTAAPEAAAPAAEKPAKKKGRRARLIVLVLVLALIGTVGWGSYWGLSTVRASFPQTTGTIKLPGLSGHVEVKRDGNGIPQIYASSDEDLFRAQGFVHAQDRFWEMDVRRHVTAGRLSEMFGSSQVDADAFLRTLGWRKVAQQEYDNVLSDDTKKYLQSYADGVNAYLAGRENKDISVEYAALGFANDYKPEKWSPVDSVAWLKAMAWDLRGNMQDEIDRSLMSSRLNDKQIKDLYPDYPYELHQPIVQSGAVDSESGKWDPDADSSSGAGDGTGAGAGSGASGSSQGGQGEGAQSQLSAASVISSLSTLADSLDEVPTPLGPSGNGIGSNSWVVSGDLTTTGKPLLANDPHLAPQLPSIWSQMGLHCRTVSDACTFDVAGYTFSGMPGVIIGHNQDIAWGFTNLGADVTDLYLERVTADGYTAGTKVKPFTTREETIKVADGASHTILVRETQHGPLISDRSEEMEAVGKRAPIDGAAPDRGEGYAVALKWTALNPGKSMDAVFKINRAKDWNGFRSAAKDFEVPSQNLIYADTKGHIGYQAPGRIPVRSEKYDGSMPTPGWDPTSDWKGYVPFDELPYEYDPERGYIVTANQAVVDSRTYPHLITKDYGYGSRSQRINALIESKIKDGGKISTDDMRTMQMDNSSEIAKLLTPYLLKVDVSDPYVREAQKLLEGWDYTQESDSGAAAYFNAVWRNVLKLSFGNKLPKELRVKGECLNVRPADSTGPVDDLSRLVRECGQRDSDSAQPDGGDRWYEVVRGLLRDEASEWWQTPPNRQETATATRDQLLARAMDDARWELTAKLGKDVSGWTWGRLHQLMLKNQTLGTSGPGALQWMLNRGPWNLGGGEAAVNATGWNAAGGYEVIWVPSMRMIVNVGDWDKSRWINLAGASGHAYSPYYTDQTEKWARGEMLDWAYGEQAVTGKTEDTLTLSP; the protein is encoded by the coding sequence ATGCCCTCCTCCACAGCCGCCCCAGAGGCAGCCGCCCCGGCGGCCGAGAAGCCCGCCAAGAAGAAGGGGCGACGCGCCCGTCTGATCGTGCTGGTGCTGGTGCTGGCGCTGATCGGGACCGTCGGCTGGGGCTCGTACTGGGGCCTGAGCACGGTGCGCGCCTCGTTCCCGCAGACGACCGGGACGATCAAGCTCCCCGGGCTGTCGGGTCATGTCGAGGTCAAGCGGGACGGCAACGGGATCCCGCAGATCTATGCGAGCAGCGATGAGGACCTGTTCCGCGCGCAGGGGTTCGTGCACGCCCAGGACCGCTTCTGGGAGATGGACGTCCGCCGCCACGTGACCGCCGGGCGGCTCTCTGAGATGTTCGGCTCCAGTCAGGTGGACGCGGACGCCTTCCTGCGGACGCTCGGCTGGCGCAAGGTGGCCCAGCAGGAGTACGACAACGTCCTGTCGGACGACACCAAGAAGTACCTCCAGTCGTACGCCGACGGGGTCAACGCGTATCTCGCAGGGCGGGAGAACAAGGACATCTCCGTCGAGTACGCCGCGCTCGGCTTCGCCAACGACTACAAGCCGGAGAAGTGGTCACCGGTCGACTCGGTGGCCTGGCTCAAGGCCATGGCCTGGGACCTGCGCGGCAATATGCAGGACGAGATCGACCGGTCGCTGATGAGCAGCAGGCTGAATGACAAGCAGATCAAGGATCTGTATCCCGACTACCCGTACGAGCTGCATCAGCCGATCGTCCAGAGCGGCGCCGTGGACAGCGAAAGCGGGAAGTGGGACCCCGATGCGGACTCGTCCTCGGGGGCGGGTGACGGCACCGGGGCGGGAGCGGGATCCGGCGCCTCCGGGTCGTCACAGGGCGGTCAGGGCGAGGGCGCGCAGTCGCAGCTGAGCGCGGCCTCGGTGATCTCCTCCCTGTCCACCCTCGCCGACTCCCTCGACGAGGTCCCGACCCCCCTCGGTCCCAGCGGCAACGGCATCGGCTCCAACTCCTGGGTCGTCTCCGGAGACCTCACCACCACGGGCAAGCCGCTGCTCGCCAACGACCCGCACCTCGCGCCGCAGCTGCCGTCGATCTGGTCCCAGATGGGCCTGCACTGCCGCACCGTCTCCGATGCCTGCACCTTCGACGTCGCCGGCTACACCTTCTCCGGCATGCCGGGTGTGATCATCGGACACAATCAGGACATCGCCTGGGGCTTCACCAACCTCGGCGCCGACGTCACCGACCTCTACCTGGAACGCGTCACCGCGGACGGCTACACCGCCGGGACCAAGGTCAAGCCGTTCACGACCCGTGAGGAGACCATCAAGGTCGCGGACGGCGCGAGCCACACCATCCTGGTCCGCGAGACCCAGCACGGCCCGCTGATCTCCGACCGCAGCGAGGAGATGGAGGCCGTCGGCAAGCGCGCCCCCATCGACGGCGCCGCCCCGGACCGCGGTGAGGGCTATGCCGTGGCGCTGAAGTGGACCGCGCTGAACCCGGGCAAGTCCATGGACGCGGTCTTCAAGATCAACCGGGCCAAGGACTGGAACGGCTTCAGGTCCGCGGCCAAGGACTTCGAGGTGCCGTCCCAGAACCTCATCTACGCCGACACCAAGGGCCACATCGGCTACCAGGCGCCCGGCAGGATCCCCGTACGCTCCGAGAAGTACGACGGCTCGATGCCGACACCCGGTTGGGACCCGACATCCGACTGGAAGGGCTACGTCCCCTTCGACGAGCTGCCGTACGAGTACGACCCGGAGCGCGGCTACATCGTCACCGCCAACCAGGCCGTCGTGGACTCCAGGACGTACCCGCACCTGATCACCAAGGACTACGGCTACGGCTCCCGCAGCCAGCGGATCAACGCTCTCATCGAGTCGAAGATCAAGGACGGCGGGAAGATCTCGACGGACGACATGCGGACCATGCAGATGGACAACAGCAGCGAGATCGCCAAGCTGCTCACCCCGTACCTGCTCAAGGTCGACGTCTCCGACCCCTATGTGCGCGAGGCGCAGAAGCTGCTCGAAGGCTGGGACTACACGCAGGAGTCGGACTCCGGAGCCGCGGCCTACTTCAACGCGGTCTGGCGCAACGTCCTCAAGCTCTCCTTCGGCAACAAGCTGCCCAAGGAGCTCAGGGTCAAGGGCGAGTGCCTCAATGTCCGTCCGGCCGACAGCACGGGCCCGGTGGACGATCTGAGCCGCCTCGTACGCGAGTGCGGTCAGCGCGACTCCGACTCGGCCCAGCCGGACGGTGGCGACCGCTGGTACGAGGTGGTCCGAGGGCTGCTGAGGGACGAGGCGAGCGAATGGTGGCAGACCCCCCCGAACCGCCAGGAGACCGCCACCGCGACCCGTGACCAGCTGCTGGCGCGCGCCATGGACGACGCCCGCTGGGAACTCACGGCCAAGCTCGGCAAGGACGTCTCCGGCTGGACCTGGGGCCGACTGCACCAACTGATGCTCAAGAACCAGACCCTCGGCACCAGCGGCCCGGGCGCGCTGCAGTGGATGCTCAACCGGGGCCCCTGGAACCTCGGTGGAGGCGAGGCCGCCGTCAACGCGACCGGCTGGAACGCGGCGGGTGGTTACGAGGTGATCTGGGTGCCCTCGATGCGGATGATCGTCAACGTCGGCGACTGGGACAAGTCACGCTGGATCAATCTGGCCGGGGCCTCCGGGCACGCCTACAGCCCGTATTACACCGACCAGACGGAGAAGTGGGCCAGGGGCGAGATGCTGGACTGGGCGTACGGGGAGCAGGCGGTCACCGGCAAGACGGAGGACACGCTGACCCTGAGTCCGTGA
- a CDS encoding 5-formyltetrahydrofolate cyclo-ligase, whose protein sequence is MEGDSSDLPEKGTKSSLRRELLDARRGLTPEETGEAAAALARHALELPELTSARTVAAYVSVGREPGTRALIDALRTRGVRVLLPVLLADNDLDWAEYRGGDRLAPAGRGLLEPDGPRLGPGAVREADAVLLPGLAVDERGMRLGRGGGSYDRVLERLEAASTHPALVVLLYPNEVVARVPEEPHDHPVHAVVTPQGVRRFAA, encoded by the coding sequence ATGGAAGGCGATTCATCCGATCTGCCCGAAAAGGGCACCAAGAGCTCCTTGCGGCGCGAACTGCTCGACGCACGGCGCGGACTGACCCCCGAGGAAACGGGGGAAGCCGCCGCGGCTCTCGCCCGGCACGCGCTCGAACTCCCTGAGCTCACCTCTGCCCGAACCGTGGCCGCCTACGTGTCAGTGGGGCGCGAGCCTGGAACCCGCGCGCTGATCGACGCGCTGCGCACTCGGGGGGTACGGGTACTGCTCCCCGTACTGCTGGCCGACAACGACCTCGACTGGGCGGAGTACCGGGGCGGCGACCGACTGGCACCCGCCGGGCGCGGGCTGCTGGAGCCGGACGGGCCTCGGCTCGGGCCGGGGGCCGTCCGGGAGGCGGACGCCGTACTGCTGCCGGGGCTCGCGGTCGACGAGCGGGGCATGCGACTCGGCCGCGGCGGGGGCTCGTACGACCGCGTCCTGGAACGGCTCGAAGCCGCGTCCACGCACCCCGCCCTCGTCGTGCTCCTTTACCCGAACGAGGTGGTCGCCCGGGTCCCGGAGGAACCGCACGACCACCCCGTACACGCGGTGGTGACACCACAGGGCGTCCGCCGGTTCGCGGCGTGA